From Verrucomicrobia bacterium S94, the proteins below share one genomic window:
- a CDS encoding Dabb family protein → MIKHIVMWKFKDDVPLEERVEMKARLEALKGVAPTLLDIEVGLDVLGTDQSKDIVLYSEFASLEDLKAYAEHPEHVKVGEFIKLRVCERHAVDFEV, encoded by the coding sequence ATGATAAAACATATTGTGATGTGGAAATTTAAAGATGACGTGCCGCTGGAGGAGCGGGTTGAAATGAAAGCCAGACTGGAAGCGCTGAAGGGCGTTGCGCCGACCCTGCTGGATATTGAGGTCGGGCTGGATGTGCTGGGAACGGATCAGTCTAAGGATATTGTGCTGTATTCCGAATTTGCATCGCTTGAGGATCTCAAGGCGTATGCCGAACACCCGGAGCATGTGAAGGTGGGCGAATTTATCAAGCTGCGGGTTTGTGAACGCCATGCGGTCGATTTCGAAGTCTGA
- the hrpA gene encoding ATP-dependent RNA helicase HrpA codes for MNTAETKEILQTVKRSLDDVLLRDRSHLNALMRRIRQRIHDNKPVDNLIGKLKDAHFQALERAHRRARVSLKLDYPEILPVSGKKDEIRKLIEENQIVIVCGTTGSGKTTQLPKIAYEAGAGKTGRIGVTQPRRLAATGMARRVAEEMGADYGKGVGCQVRFDDQTCDETIIKFMTDGILLAETQHDRHLLQYDCLIIDEAHERSLNIDFILGYLKNLLRIRPDLKIVISSATLDAESFSDFFDQAPVIEVEGRTYPVEDFFLPPGKDEELSNHILRAMRWISDVDDRGDVLIFLPGEREIRDAAKKLEGQHWKSTEILPLFGRLSMGEQQRVFKVGGRRRIILATNVAETSITIPGIHYVIDSGLVRLSRYNPRTQVQGLQIEQVSQASARQRRGRCGRVTDGICVYLYDKEVLENSAEYTDPEIRRTSLAGVILQMDMLNLPPIDRFPLIDPPQTALVNEGYKTLYDIGAIDKDRKLTPIGKQIVRFPLDPHLARMILQAKEEDVLPEVLIIVAFLSIQDVRERPTEKAEAADQAHAKWKDPRSDFITILNLWNDIEDARRESHGRLRKFCKTNFVNYRRVMEWRNLWKDLKNTDGISGSIKRAKKQEVPTALYDGIHRSLLAGLPANIGLKGEDREFTAARNRKFFIFPGSGLFKKPPEWVMTFSLVETTKLYARIVAEIEPQWVAEIAPHLCKEIYKQPEWNPDKGFVYAKESVLSGGLTLTHGKPVHFGPIHPEKAREIFIREGMVPGNLKTRGGWLKIHQRMLDDIQALEEKIRRPGALLDTDAIFHHFDRLLPADVYSVQTLEQWIRKTKARIAMKAEEAMFPQTSPLRMEDYPEYLTFHHEDFHLIYTFEPGDELDGIALVCPTDKLAFLPDWAPDWLVPGWLEEKVNRLLRTLPKNLRTTLAPIDQTARTFAHTCTGEHQEPLLTALARWLQLEFKLPVDASDFDEKSLPGFLRMKVIETKGDEIVKIHTSISEEHRSNVYLNGAETAFAKWSLPPGKDWPGKELPEFITSDDRGKTRGYPALTAEAGGVGRAVFMNQPQARHAHLAGLAQLFRLKHPDQVKYIEKRPPLSTGMQLTLSAIDSDFLTDLMNASIVDALTDDLRCEIRDPETFEKRAVIARSEVFEKFEKNARILEKLLDQREAIVKAIAELRADFDILHDLEMQLEFLFRPGFIQTLDMFSRYPRYLKAMQVRIQRARNNSDADARKLLEIEPFQNRLNEKLLDCENIAGAIDLIEFAMQLEEFRVNRFAPEIKTPVKVSAQRLEEAWNNLL; via the coding sequence ATGAATACGGCTGAAACAAAGGAAATACTGCAAACGGTGAAGCGCTCACTCGACGACGTGCTGCTCCGCGATCGTTCACACCTGAATGCGCTGATGCGGCGTATCCGCCAGCGTATTCATGACAACAAACCGGTCGATAACCTGATCGGGAAGCTGAAAGACGCGCATTTTCAGGCTCTCGAACGTGCACACCGGCGCGCGCGGGTCAGCCTGAAACTGGATTATCCCGAAATTCTTCCCGTCTCCGGGAAAAAAGATGAAATCCGAAAACTCATCGAAGAAAACCAGATTGTAATTGTCTGCGGCACCACCGGCTCAGGAAAAACCACGCAGTTGCCTAAAATTGCTTACGAAGCCGGTGCCGGAAAAACCGGCCGGATCGGCGTCACCCAGCCCCGCCGACTGGCCGCCACCGGCATGGCGCGGCGTGTCGCCGAAGAAATGGGGGCGGATTACGGGAAAGGCGTCGGCTGTCAGGTCCGCTTCGATGATCAGACCTGCGACGAAACCATCATTAAATTTATGACCGATGGCATTCTGCTGGCTGAAACCCAGCACGACCGCCATCTGCTGCAATATGACTGCCTCATCATCGACGAGGCCCACGAGCGCAGCCTGAATATCGATTTTATTCTCGGCTATCTCAAAAATCTGCTCAGAATCCGCCCCGACCTTAAAATCGTCATCAGCTCGGCCACGCTGGATGCCGAAAGTTTTTCGGACTTTTTTGATCAGGCCCCAGTAATTGAAGTCGAGGGCCGCACCTATCCGGTAGAGGATTTCTTTCTTCCGCCGGGCAAAGATGAAGAACTCTCCAATCATATCCTGCGCGCCATGCGCTGGATTTCGGACGTCGATGACCGGGGCGATGTGCTGATCTTTCTTCCCGGCGAGCGCGAGATCCGCGATGCCGCGAAAAAACTGGAAGGCCAGCACTGGAAAAGCACCGAAATTCTTCCTCTTTTCGGAAGACTCTCCATGGGAGAACAGCAGCGCGTTTTTAAAGTGGGCGGGCGTCGGCGGATTATTCTGGCAACGAATGTGGCCGAAACGTCGATCACTATTCCGGGCATTCATTATGTCATTGATTCCGGGCTGGTACGACTCAGCCGCTACAATCCGCGCACGCAGGTGCAGGGCCTCCAGATTGAACAGGTTTCACAGGCCAGTGCCCGCCAGCGGCGTGGACGCTGCGGCCGTGTGACCGACGGTATCTGCGTCTATCTCTACGACAAGGAAGTACTCGAAAACAGTGCCGAATATACCGACCCCGAAATCCGCCGCACTTCGCTGGCCGGCGTGATCCTGCAGATGGATATGCTGAATCTGCCGCCGATCGACCGCTTCCCGCTGATCGATCCGCCGCAGACTGCGCTGGTGAACGAAGGCTATAAAACGCTTTATGATATCGGCGCAATTGACAAAGACCGAAAACTGACCCCCATCGGCAAACAGATTGTCCGATTCCCGCTGGATCCGCATCTGGCGCGCATGATTCTGCAGGCCAAAGAGGAAGACGTTCTGCCTGAGGTGCTGATTATTGTGGCGTTTCTCTCGATTCAGGATGTCCGGGAACGCCCGACGGAAAAAGCGGAGGCGGCCGATCAGGCCCACGCCAAATGGAAAGACCCGCGATCTGACTTCATCACCATCCTTAATCTCTGGAACGATATTGAAGACGCGCGCCGCGAATCCCACGGCAGACTCCGTAAATTCTGTAAAACCAATTTTGTGAATTACCGCCGCGTCATGGAATGGCGCAACCTCTGGAAGGATCTGAAAAACACCGATGGAATTTCCGGCTCCATTAAGCGCGCGAAAAAACAGGAGGTTCCGACGGCGCTGTATGACGGCATTCACCGCAGCCTGCTGGCGGGACTGCCGGCGAATATCGGACTGAAGGGTGAAGACCGCGAATTTACGGCAGCCCGCAACCGTAAGTTTTTTATCTTCCCCGGATCCGGCCTGTTTAAAAAACCGCCGGAATGGGTCATGACGTTTTCGCTGGTGGAAACTACAAAGCTCTATGCGCGCATCGTTGCCGAAATTGAACCCCAATGGGTTGCCGAGATTGCGCCGCATCTTTGTAAAGAAATCTATAAACAACCCGAATGGAATCCGGATAAAGGCTTCGTTTATGCCAAAGAGTCCGTCCTCTCCGGCGGACTGACGCTGACCCATGGAAAACCGGTACACTTCGGCCCCATCCATCCGGAAAAAGCCCGCGAAATTTTTATCCGTGAAGGCATGGTGCCGGGTAATCTGAAAACGCGCGGCGGCTGGCTGAAAATCCATCAGCGCATGCTCGATGATATTCAGGCATTGGAAGAAAAAATCCGTCGTCCCGGTGCCCTGCTCGACACCGACGCCATTTTCCACCATTTTGACCGCCTGCTGCCGGCGGACGTCTATTCCGTCCAGACGCTGGAACAATGGATCCGTAAAACCAAAGCCCGTATTGCGATGAAGGCCGAGGAGGCCATGTTCCCGCAGACTTCACCCCTTCGAATGGAGGATTATCCGGAATACCTGACCTTCCATCACGAGGACTTTCACCTCATCTATACCTTCGAACCCGGCGATGAACTGGACGGAATTGCGCTGGTCTGCCCTACCGACAAACTGGCTTTTCTACCGGACTGGGCCCCCGACTGGCTTGTTCCCGGCTGGCTTGAAGAAAAGGTCAACCGCCTCCTGCGCACGCTGCCGAAAAATCTGCGCACCACCCTTGCCCCTATCGATCAGACGGCCCGCACTTTTGCCCATACCTGCACGGGTGAGCACCAGGAACCCCTGCTCACAGCATTGGCCCGCTGGCTGCAGCTGGAATTTAAACTGCCGGTGGATGCGTCTGATTTTGATGAAAAATCGCTGCCCGGATTTTTACGCATGAAGGTGATCGAAACAAAGGGGGATGAAATTGTTAAAATCCATACTTCGATTTCGGAAGAGCATCGCAGTAACGTCTATTTGAACGGCGCAGAAACCGCCTTTGCCAAATGGTCACTGCCGCCGGGCAAAGACTGGCCCGGCAAAGAACTGCCGGAATTCATTACGTCGGATGACCGTGGAAAAACACGGGGTTATCCGGCACTGACGGCCGAAGCAGGAGGCGTCGGGCGTGCGGTATTTATGAATCAGCCGCAGGCGAGGCATGCCCATCTGGCCGGCCTGGCGCAGCTTTTCCGGCTGAAGCATCCGGACCAGGTGAAATACATTGAAAAACGCCCGCCGCTGAGTACCGGTATGCAGCTGACCCTTTCCGCCATCGACAGCGATTTTCTGACCGATCTGATGAATGCGTCTATCGTGGATGCACTGACCGATGATCTGCGCTGCGAAATCCGGGATCCTGAAACCTTTGAAAAGCGTGCGGTTATTGCTCGCAGCGAAGTATTTGAAAAATTCGAAAAAAATGCCCGGATTCTGGAAAAGCTGCTCGATCAGCGCGAAGCGATCGTGAAAGCCATTGCCGAACTTCGGGCGGATTTCGACATTCTTCACGATCTGGAGATGCAGCTCGAATTCCTGTTCCGCCCCGGCTTTATTCAGACCCTGGATATGTTCAGTCGATACCCGCGCTATCTCAAAGCCATGCAGGTGCGTATTCAGCGTGCCCGGAATAATTCCGATGCCGACGCCAGAAAGCTGCTCGAAATTGAACCCTTTCAAAACCGGCTGAATGAAAAGCTGCTCGACTGTGAAAATATTGCGGGGGCGATTGATCTGATTGAGTTTGCGATGCAGCTCGAGGAATTCCGTGTAAACCGCTTTGCGCCGGAAATTAAAACACCGGTTAAGGTTTCTGCACAACGGCTTGAGGAAGCCTGGAATAACCTGTTATAA
- a CDS encoding transglutaminase family protein — translation MIYHLRHRTTFEYSNPVTFVYNVLRLKPRTLPWQQVHSTRLSILPEPAVLAERTDYFGNTVTFCNIEMKHDTMQILMESVVEVQPRSLVGTLKGISWDTVRERLRGARSAEGLDAFQFCFDSAAVSRLPESEAYCRPSCKPGASAHDVAMDLMHRIHSDFIFDSTATTVSTPVAEVLKNRRGVCQDFAHLMISCLRSVGIPTRYNSGYIQTTPPPGRPRLEGADASHAWVGVYCPVNGWLDLDPTNNKIADDQFITIGWGRDYQDISPVSGVMLGGGRHQVRAEVDMIPESELQQLQQQQQ, via the coding sequence ATGATTTACCACCTCCGCCACCGCACCACATTTGAGTACTCCAACCCCGTCACCTTCGTCTACAATGTGCTGCGGCTCAAACCGCGCACACTTCCGTGGCAGCAGGTGCATTCTACCAGACTCTCTATTCTTCCGGAACCGGCTGTGCTGGCAGAACGAACCGATTATTTCGGGAATACGGTGACGTTCTGCAACATTGAAATGAAACACGACACCATGCAGATTCTCATGGAAAGTGTTGTCGAGGTTCAACCCCGCTCCCTGGTCGGCACCCTCAAAGGCATTTCCTGGGACACCGTGCGCGAACGACTCCGCGGAGCACGTTCAGCCGAAGGACTGGATGCATTCCAGTTCTGTTTTGATTCGGCCGCCGTTTCTCGTCTTCCGGAAAGTGAGGCCTACTGCAGACCTTCCTGTAAACCGGGTGCGTCAGCCCATGATGTTGCGATGGACCTTATGCACCGCATTCATTCGGATTTTATTTTCGATTCCACCGCCACAACCGTTTCAACTCCGGTTGCGGAAGTCCTGAAAAACCGTCGGGGTGTCTGTCAGGATTTTGCACATTTAATGATCAGCTGTCTGCGCAGCGTCGGCATACCCACACGCTACAACAGCGGCTATATCCAGACGACGCCGCCACCCGGCCGTCCCCGACTGGAAGGAGCGGATGCCTCCCACGCCTGGGTCGGCGTCTACTGCCCGGTGAACGGCTGGCTGGATCTCGACCCTACGAATAATAAAATAGCTGACGATCAATTTATCACCATCGGCTGGGGCAGAGACTATCAGGATATCAGTCCCGTTTCCGGCGTGATGCTCGGCGGAGGCCGGCATCAGGTCCGGGCGGAGGTCGATATGATTCCCGAATCAGAACTTCAGCAGCTCCAGCAGCAACAGCAGTAA
- a CDS encoding tetratricopeptide repeat protein has product MKVVLNRKLQDILMRLPRTLLFLLMTSATLISTAEKPLISAADELAGILDTIRSDSITVDYPENNSVFPPDIVAPTFMWHDPTPATNWAIFVKDADGYVSVFYSDGAQHPLEIDPDAVSEANAHYRPSAYAESSRHWTPDETIWENIKRISTGKAVDIYIAGLPKSANGDPISLGHVRISTSTIPVGAPIFYRDVPLMPSRNTSGKISPLSKDLMHLMKWRLRDISKPEAPVVLQDMPTCANCHSFSTDGKTLGMDMDGPNGDKGAYGIVPVEKNIVIENQDILSWNTYEDTPDGHMNFGLFSQISPDGRYVISTLNEDTFVANYPNFGFLQSFYPTRGILVVYDRTTGRMFPLPGADDPRFVQTNAVWSPDGKELVFSRAPAQDAFASLKVPTYAGDDGEPDIQYDLYRIPFNQGKGGKALPVEGASNNGKSNSFAKFSPDGKWIVYVQAARGQLMRPDSKLYIIPASGGTAREMNCNLTPMNSWHSWSPNSRWLVFSSKGMGPFTKMFLTHIDENGVDTPAILIPNSTAANRAVNIPEFVNGEVDAIEKISAPSQESYKLYKQSKLFADQDQLDRALEIINQSLALNPYYAKGHYRKGTILLQMNQTNEALSCFIDANKYDPEMAEAYDFVIYYYMQNEGIDKAIDYMIGLLNRIPVNPLAEKTLADLYLRRGDHSLAIQHYINAAQSKRYPADFYGHIGSSLLKLGAYKEARICFERALEIDPDNANVIYSLGIYYQKTGYFEKATALFRQAVELDSNSGAHYDLGVLAMNENHLDAAVFHFKKFLQKRPKVTVARNKLASIYYMQGKLHESAVQYEMILDEDPENISALLLLSKIYATSANPQIAHPERAITLSERGCELTGYKQPVYLDSLAVAYASAGRYSDAVAMSEKALHHIHISATNNPSLLHHIESNLSLFKSRLEQ; this is encoded by the coding sequence ATGAAGGTCGTATTAAACAGAAAGCTTCAGGACATCCTTATGCGTTTACCCCGAACCCTTTTATTTCTACTGATGACATCAGCAACGCTGATCAGCACCGCCGAAAAGCCCTTGATATCGGCGGCTGATGAACTGGCGGGGATTTTAGACACGATACGTTCCGATTCGATCACGGTCGACTATCCGGAAAATAATTCTGTTTTCCCTCCGGATATCGTGGCCCCGACATTTATGTGGCATGATCCCACACCGGCAACAAACTGGGCGATCTTTGTCAAAGATGCTGATGGATATGTTTCCGTTTTTTATTCCGATGGCGCACAACACCCGCTTGAAATTGATCCGGACGCAGTCAGTGAAGCCAATGCACACTATCGTCCCTCCGCCTATGCTGAATCATCCAGACACTGGACTCCGGATGAAACGATATGGGAAAATATAAAAAGAATTTCCACCGGAAAAGCTGTCGATATCTATATTGCAGGACTACCGAAATCAGCAAATGGAGATCCCATATCGTTGGGCCATGTCCGGATTTCCACATCAACGATACCGGTCGGAGCTCCAATTTTTTACCGGGATGTCCCTCTTATGCCTTCAAGGAACACCTCCGGAAAAATCAGTCCCTTATCCAAAGACCTGATGCATCTTATGAAATGGCGGCTTCGGGATATATCAAAACCTGAAGCCCCGGTTGTTCTTCAGGATATGCCGACCTGTGCAAACTGCCACTCATTTTCAACCGACGGTAAAACACTGGGTATGGATATGGATGGACCCAATGGAGATAAAGGAGCTTACGGTATTGTTCCGGTTGAAAAAAATATCGTCATTGAAAACCAGGACATTCTTTCATGGAATACATATGAAGATACGCCGGATGGTCATATGAATTTCGGACTCTTCTCACAGATCTCTCCAGACGGACGGTATGTGATCAGCACACTCAACGAAGATACTTTTGTGGCTAACTACCCGAATTTCGGATTCCTGCAGTCCTTTTATCCGACGCGAGGAATCCTCGTCGTCTACGACCGGACCACCGGTCGCATGTTTCCTTTGCCGGGAGCGGACGATCCCCGTTTTGTTCAAACCAATGCAGTATGGAGTCCCGATGGCAAAGAACTGGTTTTTTCCAGAGCACCGGCACAGGACGCTTTTGCCAGTCTGAAAGTCCCTACATATGCTGGAGATGACGGAGAACCTGACATTCAGTATGACCTGTACCGCATTCCTTTCAATCAAGGAAAAGGAGGAAAAGCTCTTCCCGTTGAAGGCGCTTCGAACAACGGAAAAAGTAACTCGTTCGCAAAATTTTCTCCCGATGGAAAATGGATTGTCTACGTGCAGGCTGCCCGCGGCCAGTTAATGCGTCCGGACAGTAAACTGTACATCATTCCGGCCAGTGGAGGAACCGCCCGCGAAATGAACTGCAACCTTACCCCGATGAATTCATGGCACAGCTGGTCCCCCAACAGCCGCTGGCTTGTTTTTTCCTCTAAAGGTATGGGACCATTTACCAAAATGTTTCTTACTCATATCGATGAAAACGGCGTAGACACCCCTGCAATCCTGATTCCTAATTCCACAGCAGCAAACCGTGCTGTAAACATCCCTGAATTTGTAAATGGAGAAGTTGACGCTATCGAAAAAATAAGTGCCCCATCGCAAGAATCCTACAAACTATACAAACAAAGTAAACTCTTCGCAGATCAAGACCAACTCGACAGAGCACTTGAAATAATTAATCAATCACTCGCTCTGAACCCGTATTATGCAAAGGGTCATTATCGAAAAGGCACCATTCTTTTGCAGATGAATCAAACCAATGAAGCGTTGTCCTGCTTCATCGACGCGAATAAATATGATCCGGAAATGGCTGAAGCGTATGATTTTGTCATTTATTATTACATGCAGAATGAAGGCATTGACAAAGCCATTGACTATATGATCGGCCTCCTGAACAGAATCCCTGTAAATCCGTTAGCCGAAAAAACGCTCGCCGATCTTTACCTCCGGAGAGGTGATCATTCTCTTGCAATACAACATTATATAAACGCAGCTCAAAGCAAACGGTACCCCGCTGACTTCTACGGACATATTGGTAGTTCTTTACTTAAATTGGGGGCTTATAAAGAAGCGCGAATTTGTTTCGAAAGAGCTCTTGAAATTGACCCCGATAACGCAAATGTAATTTACAGCCTGGGTATCTACTATCAAAAAACCGGATACTTTGAAAAAGCCACAGCGCTGTTCAGACAGGCTGTGGAGTTGGACAGCAATTCAGGTGCTCATTATGACCTCGGTGTTCTGGCCATGAATGAAAATCACCTGGACGCAGCCGTCTTTCATTTCAAAAAGTTCCTGCAGAAAAGACCAAAGGTTACAGTCGCAAGAAATAAGCTGGCATCCATCTACTATATGCAGGGAAAGCTGCATGAAAGTGCCGTCCAATATGAAATGATTCTGGATGAGGATCCCGAAAACATCAGCGCCCTGCTGTTGCTGTCTAAAATATATGCAACCAGCGCAAATCCTCAGATTGCACACCCGGAGCGTGCAATTACCCTATCCGAACGCGGCTGTGAATTGACCGGCTACAAACAGCCTGTTTATCTCGACAGTCTGGCGGTGGCTTATGCTTCTGCCGGCCGTTATTCCGACGCGGTCGCCATGTCGGAAAAAGCCCTCCATCATATCCATATCTCGGCAACCAATAATCCATCATTGTTACATCACATCGAAAGCAATCTGTCATTATTTAAAAGCAGACTGGAGCAATGA
- a CDS encoding shikimate kinase, translating to MEKTNLVLIGMPASGKSTLGVQLAKWLSKGFIDTDLLVQARAGESMQAFQDRDGLAEYQELECATVQSVVCENCVISTGGSAVYCDSAMAHLKSMATVIFLDVPLDEIIRRIGDFSKRGVVIKPGMTLADLYEERRPLYLKYADHVMACSGKSQDELLQEIRALV from the coding sequence ATGGAAAAAACGAATCTGGTTTTAATCGGTATGCCGGCCAGCGGGAAGAGCACGCTGGGCGTGCAACTGGCGAAATGGCTGTCAAAAGGGTTTATTGATACCGATCTGTTGGTACAGGCGCGGGCCGGTGAAAGTATGCAGGCGTTTCAGGACCGTGACGGCCTCGCCGAATATCAGGAACTGGAATGTGCTACGGTTCAGTCCGTTGTCTGTGAAAACTGCGTAATTTCCACCGGCGGAAGTGCGGTCTATTGCGATAGCGCGATGGCGCATCTGAAGTCGATGGCGACCGTGATTTTTCTGGATGTTCCTCTGGATGAAATTATCCGGCGTATCGGTGATTTTTCGAAGCGCGGTGTGGTGATTAAACCGGGAATGACTCTGGCGGATCTCTATGAAGAACGTCGGCCGCTCTATCTTAAATACGCGGATCATGTGATGGCCTGTTCCGGAAAATCGCAGGATGAACTGCTGCAGGAAATCCGGGCCCTGGTGTAA